The following is a genomic window from Opitutus sp. GAS368.
TTCAGGAAGCGCTCCCCGTGCTTCTCCAGCACCTTCTTGATGCGCTCGGTCTCGATGAGGTCGCAACCAAGGCCGATCAGGACGCCGCCGGGGGGAAGAGTGATCATGATTTTGGCACCACGAAATACACGAAACACACCAAAGAAGGAAGTACGGGGATCATGTTTTCGTGTATTTGGTGTATTTCGTGGTGACCGGTTTTCACGGATTCATCAGCGCCTTCATCGTGCGCACCGCCTCGTCGAGCCCGGTGGACAAAGCACGGCTAATGATGCTGTGGCCGATGTTGAGCTCGTGCAGGTGCGGGATGGTGCGGACTTCCGCGATGTTGACGTAATTGATGCCGTGGCCGGCGTTGACGACCAACCCGGCAACGTGGGCGAGCCGGGCGCCGGCGACGAGGCGGGCGAACTCGGCGGCACGACCGGCGGCGTAGTAGGCGTTGGCGTAGGCGCCGGTGTGCAACTCCACCCAAGGAGCCGTCAATCTGGCTGACATCTCGATCTGCGCCGGATCCGGGTCGATGAAGAGGCTGGTCTTGATGCCGGCGGCGTTCATGGCGTCGGTCACGCGAGCGACCTTGTCGCGGTGTTTCACGACGTCGAGCCCGCCCTCGGTGGTGATTTCCTCGCGGCTCTCGGGCACGAGGCAGACGGAGTGCGGCTTCAACTTGAGCGCGAACTCGGTCATGGCCGGCGTGCAGGCCATCTCAAGGTTGAGCCGGGTGGTCTTCGACCGACCGAGGCGCAGGACGTCCTCGTCCTGGATGTGGCGGCGATCCTCCCGCAGGTGGACAGTGATGCCGTCGGCGCCGGCCTTTTCGCACCGGAAGGCCAGTTCGACCGGATCGGGCTCGATGGCGCCGCCATGGGTGGCCCCGGCCGACCGGTAGCGGGCCTGGCGCAGCGTGGCTGCGTGGTCGATGTTGACACCGAGCAGGATCATGAAGCCTGGAACATACCGAAATGTGGAAAGCTGGAAATCAGGAAATACAGTGCCCGGGGTTGTTTCTTACTTCCTGTTTTCCTGAGTTCCACATTTTCTACCTGCATGTCCGTCCCCGCTCCCAAGGCCAAGCCCGAGAATTTATTGCTCAACCTGGCCTGCAATGTGGCCCTGCCGACCGCCATCATGAGCTGGGCCAGCGGCGACCGGGCGCTCGGGCCCAAGTGGGGCCTGCTGGTGGCGCTGATTTTCCCGCTGGGCTACGGCCTCCACGATTTCCTCCGGCGCCGGCGGTTCAACTTCATCTCGGCCATCGGCTTTGTCAGCGTGCTGATCACGGGCGGCTTCGGGCTGATGCAGCTCGATGGCTTCTGGTTCGCCGTGAAGGACGGCGTCCTCCCGGCGCTCATCGGTCTGGCCGTGCTGGCGTCGATGAAGTCGAAGGAACCGCTGGTGCACGAGCTGCTCTACAATCCGCAGGTCATCGACGTTGAGCGGGTGGCGGCGGAACTGGCCGCCCGCGGCAACGAAGCCGGCTTTGACCGGCTGATGCGCTCGTCGAGCTATTGGATCGCCAGCGCGATGCTGATCAGCGCCGGGCTGAACTACGGTTTCGCCCGCGCCATCATCAAGAGTCCGCCGGGCACCGAGGCCTTCAACGGGGAACTGGCGAAGATGCACTGGGTCAGCCTGCTGGGGTTATCCGTGCCCACCATGGCCATGATGCTGTATGCGCTGTGGCGGCTCTTCAAGGGCATCGGGCAGCTGACCGGGCTGACGGTCGATGAAATCCTGCGCCAGCCGCCGGAACAAAAGACAGAAAAACCCGCTGACCCTGATGGAGGGCCCGTCTCCTGACGGGCCGCGGTCCATGAGGACGTGGACCCTCCCTAGCCGCGTTTCCCGGCCGGCACGTAGTCGCGCTTGGCGGGGCCGACGTAGATCTGGCGCGGGCGGTAGATCCGGCCCTTCGGGTTCGAGGCGACCTCGCGCCAGTTGGCGATCCAGCCCGGCGAACGGCCGATGGCGAACATGACGGTGAACATGTTCGTCGGGATGCCGAGCGCGCGGAAAATAATGCCGGAGTAGAAGTCCACGTTCGGGTAGAGCTTGCGCGAGATGAAGTAGTCGTCCTTGAGCGCGGCCTGTTCAAGGTTGTGGGCGATGTCGAGCAGCGGATCGGACTTGCCGAGCTTCTTCAGCACGAGGCCGCAGGCCTCGCCGATGACCCGGGCGCGCGGGTCGAAGTTGCGGTAGACGGCGTGGCCAAACCCCATCAGGCGGTTGCT
Proteins encoded in this region:
- a CDS encoding pyridoxine 5'-phosphate synthase: MILLGVNIDHAATLRQARYRSAGATHGGAIEPDPVELAFRCEKAGADGITVHLREDRRHIQDEDVLRLGRSKTTRLNLEMACTPAMTEFALKLKPHSVCLVPESREEITTEGGLDVVKHRDKVARVTDAMNAAGIKTSLFIDPDPAQIEMSARLTAPWVELHTGAYANAYYAAGRAAEFARLVAGARLAHVAGLVVNAGHGINYVNIAEVRTIPHLHELNIGHSIISRALSTGLDEAVRTMKALMNP
- a CDS encoding VC0807 family protein, yielding MSVPAPKAKPENLLLNLACNVALPTAIMSWASGDRALGPKWGLLVALIFPLGYGLHDFLRRRRFNFISAIGFVSVLITGGFGLMQLDGFWFAVKDGVLPALIGLAVLASMKSKEPLVHELLYNPQVIDVERVAAELAARGNEAGFDRLMRSSSYWIASAMLISAGLNYGFARAIIKSPPGTEAFNGELAKMHWVSLLGLSVPTMAMMLYALWRLFKGIGQLTGLTVDEILRQPPEQKTEKPADPDGGPVS